The Algoriphagus sp. TR-M9 genome has a window encoding:
- a CDS encoding purine-nucleoside phosphorylase produces the protein MNYLNQIAEATKYIQSHFSEPVSIGIILGTGLGKLGDQITIAQEIDYADIPHFPVSTVESHSGKLIFGELSGKKVMAMRGRFHYYEGYTMQEVTFPIRVMKNLGVKTLCVSNASGGLNPAQEVGDVMILRDHIDLFPENPLRGKHFEEFGPRFPDMSDAYSSRLIAQALGYAQRKGYPVHTGVYAGVQGPNLETPAEYKYIRSIGADAVGMSTVPEVIVSRQMGIEVFGISAITDLGVEGKIKAVTIAEVLAAAAKAEPIMADVIKELVRVMD, from the coding sequence ATGAACTACCTAAACCAAATAGCGGAAGCTACTAAGTACATTCAATCACATTTTTCTGAACCTGTTTCCATTGGGATTATTCTGGGAACCGGACTAGGAAAGCTAGGCGATCAAATCACCATAGCGCAGGAAATTGACTATGCTGATATTCCCCATTTTCCTGTTTCTACCGTGGAGAGCCATTCCGGCAAATTGATTTTCGGAGAGCTGTCTGGCAAAAAAGTGATGGCCATGCGGGGAAGATTTCACTATTACGAAGGCTATACTATGCAGGAGGTTACTTTTCCGATCAGGGTGATGAAAAACCTGGGAGTAAAAACACTTTGTGTTTCCAATGCCAGTGGGGGATTAAACCCAGCCCAGGAGGTAGGGGATGTGATGATTTTGCGCGATCATATTGACTTGTTTCCTGAAAATCCTCTTCGGGGAAAACATTTTGAGGAGTTTGGGCCGAGATTTCCGGATATGAGCGATGCTTATTCATCTAGATTAATCGCACAAGCTTTGGGCTATGCCCAGAGAAAAGGCTACCCGGTGCATACGGGGGTTTATGCTGGGGTGCAAGGTCCAAATCTGGAGACACCCGCAGAATACAAATACATCAGAAGTATAGGGGCAGATGCAGTGGGCATGAGTACCGTGCCTGAAGTGATTGTTTCAAGGCAAATGGGCATAGAAGTGTTTGGGATTTCCGCTATAACTGACTTGGGAGTAGAGGGGAAAATCAAAGCCGTGACCATAGCGGAGGTGCTTGCAGCTGCTGCCAAGGCAGAGCCAATTATGGCAGATGTGATTAAGGAATTGGTACGGGTGATGGATTAG
- a CDS encoding NADPH-dependent FMN reductase, whose protein sequence is MIKIIVGTNRKNSVSKRIANLYQEILEKKGEASEILELEHLPSDFIDNALYENNGKHELYNEFHDQLIGGKKFVFIVPEYNGSFPGILKTFIDGMTYPNTLRGKKCAMVGISSGIGGGGIAMSHLTDIFHYLGMHVLALKPKLAKIEQNMSDNLLTNRLYLDLLQTQADMLLDF, encoded by the coding sequence ATGATTAAGATAATCGTAGGAACCAACCGAAAGAATTCAGTATCCAAACGTATTGCAAATCTTTACCAAGAGATTTTAGAGAAAAAGGGTGAAGCCTCAGAAATCCTGGAATTAGAGCATCTTCCCAGTGATTTTATAGACAATGCCTTATACGAAAACAATGGCAAACATGAATTGTACAATGAGTTTCATGACCAGCTGATAGGAGGCAAAAAGTTTGTGTTCATCGTACCGGAATACAACGGATCATTCCCTGGCATCCTGAAAACCTTCATCGACGGGATGACCTACCCCAATACGTTGAGGGGTAAAAAATGTGCCATGGTGGGTATTTCTTCTGGAATAGGCGGCGGTGGCATCGCTATGAGCCACCTTACCGACATCTTCCATTATTTGGGGATGCATGTCCTAGCTCTCAAGCCAAAACTGGCTAAAATAGAGCAAAATATGTCAGATAACCTGCTCACCAACAGGTTGTATTTGGACTTGCTGCAAACCCAGGCAGACATGCTGCTTGATTTCTAG